One stretch of Vulpes lagopus strain Blue_001 chromosome 12, ASM1834538v1, whole genome shotgun sequence DNA includes these proteins:
- the SOX9 gene encoding transcription factor SOX-9, translating to MNLLDPFMKMTDEQEKGLSGAPSPTMSEDSAGSPCPSGSGSDTENTRPQENTFPKGEPDLKKESEEDKFPVCIREAVSQVLKGYDWTLVPMPVRVNGSSKNKPHVKRPMNAFMVWAQAARRKLADQYPHLHNAELSKTLGKLWRLLNESEKRPFVEEAERLRVQHKKDHPDYKYQPRRRKSVKNGQAEAEEATEQTHISPNAIFKALQADSPHSSSGMSEVHSPGEHSGQSQGPPTPPTTPKTDVQPGKADLKREGRPLPEGGRQPPIDFRDVDIGELSSDVISNIETFDVNEFDQYLPPNGHPGVPATHGQVTYTGSYGISSTAATPAGAGHVWMSKQQAPPPPPPPPQQPPQAPPQPPQAPPQAPQAPPQPQPAPPQPQAAHTLTPLSSEPGQAQRTHIKTEQLSPSHYSEQQQHSPQQIAYSPFSLPHYSPSYPPITRSQYDYTDHQNSGSYYSHAAGQGSSLYSTFTYMNPAQRPMYTPIADTSGVPSIPQTHSPQHWEQPVYTQLTRP from the exons ATGAATCTCCTGGACCCCTTCATGAAGATGACCGACGAGCAGGAGAAGGGCCTGTCcggcgcccccagccccaccatgtCCGAGGACTCGGCGGGCTCGCCCTGCCCTTCGGGCTCCGGCTCGGACACCGAGAACACGCGGCCCCAGGAGAACACGTTCCCCAAGGGCGAGCCGGACCTGAAGAAGGAGAGCGAGGAGGACAAGTTCCCCGTGTGCATCCGCGAGGCCGTCAGCCAGGTGCTCAAGGGCTACGACTGGACGCTGGTGCCCATGCCCGTGCGCGTCAACGGCTCGAGCAAGAACAAGCCGCACGTCAAGCGGCCCATGAACGCCTTCATGGTGTGGGCGCAGGCGGCGCGCAGGAAGCTCGCCGACCAGTACCCGCACCTGCACAACGCCGAGCTCAGCAAGACGCTGGGCAAGCTCTGGAG ACTGCTGAACGAGAGCGAGAAGCGGCCCTTCGTGGAGGAGGCGGAGCGGCTGCGCGTGCAGCACAAGAAAGACCACCCGGATTACAAGTACCAGCCGCGGCGGAGGAAGTCGGTGAAGAACGGCCAGGCGGAGGCCGAGGAGGCCACCGAGCAGACGCACATCTCCCCCAACGCCATCTTCAAGGCGCTGCAGGCCGACTCTCCGCACTCCTCCTCGGGCATGAGCGAGGTGCACTCCCCCGGCGAGCACTCGG GGCAATCCCAGGGCCCGCCGacgccccccaccacccccaaaacCGACGTGCAGCCGGGCAAGGCTGACCTGAAGCGCGAGGGCCGCCCCCTGCCCGAGGGGGGCCGACAGCCCCCCATCGACTTCCGCGACGTGGACATCGGGGAGCTGAGCAGCGACGTCATCTCCAACATAGAGACCTTCGACGTCAACGAATTCGACCAGTACCTGCCGCCCAACGGGCACCCCGGGGTGCCGGCCACGCACGGCCAGGTCACCTACACGGGCAGCTACGGCATCAGCAGCACCGCGGCCACCCCGGCGGGCGCGGGCCACGTGTGGATGTCCAAGCAgcaggcgccgccgccgccgccgccgcccccgcagcagcccccgcaggcgcccccgcagcccccgcaggcgcccccgcaggccccgcaggCGCCCCCGCAGCCGCAGCCCGCGCCCCCGCAGCCGCAGGCGGCGCACACGCTGACCCCGCTGAGCAGCGAGCCGGGCCAGGCCCAGCGAACGCACATCAAGACGGAGCAGCTGAGCCCCAGCCACTACAgcgagcagcagcagcactcGCCGCAGCAGATCGCCTACAGCCCCTTCAGCCTCCCGCACTACAGCCCGTCCTACCCGCCCATCACCCGCTCGCAGTACGACTACACTGACCACCAGAACTCGGGCTCCTACTACAGCCACGCGGCGGGCCAGGGCTCCAGCCTCTACTCCACCTTCACCTACATGAACCCCGCGCAGAGGCCCATGTACACCCCCATCGCCGACACCTCCGGGGTCCCCTCCATCCCGCAGACGCACAGCCCCCAGCACTGGGAACAGCCTGTCTACACACAGCTCACCAGACCTTGA